A genomic stretch from Diachasmimorpha longicaudata isolate KC_UGA_2023 chromosome 2, iyDiaLong2, whole genome shotgun sequence includes:
- the LOC135172938 gene encoding calpain-A isoform X10, giving the protein MENQTYSYSITTRYKNYMERGVAELKMSQMNKIIRGNVNNSSVESHKTSLLIPPKPELNKISGVNKPIVHRHFIYNDSPIKTRGNSIGKACFNLGEKGSGFRAQGAVQDFNQLRQQCLQSGQLFEDPEFPAEDSSLYFSRRPAGYIEWRRPMEIADNPRLFVEGFSRFDVQQGELGDCWLLAAVANLTMYPHLFFQVVPEDQGFDENYAGIFHFRFWQYGRWVDVVIDDRLPTSHGKLMYLSSAENNEFWSALLEKAYAKLHGSYEALKGGTTCEAMEDFTGGVTEMYQMEETPPNLFSILLKAYERNSMMGCSLEPDPNVLEAETPQGLIRGHAYSITRVKYVDIQTPNQSGRIPLLRLRNPWGNEAEWNGPWSDGSPEWRFIPDHEKAELGLTFDIDGEFWMSFQDWKRFFTNLEICNLNPDSLSEDDLNSGKKRWEMSVFEGEWVRGVTAGGCRNFLETFWHNPQYIVTLEYPDEGDDKCTVIVALMQKNRRAQKRMGADCLTIGFAIYHLEYPERLPKPLDVNFFKYNASVARSPSFINLREVSCRFKLPPGTYCIVPSTYDPNEEGEFLLRIFSENKNSMEENDESVGIGEVDDRVINRGNEVRRGGDHSVRDQPEPDRNEEKIRDFFRKLAGDDMEVDWMELKEILDYAMRKEIPQTRHNEAHPSNTEQDGSMVDFIISLLCGIICNNEQYGKPVALCNWKIILKERDSQL; this is encoded by the exons ATGGAGAACCAAACCTATTCCTACAGTATTACAACTCGTTACAAAAATTACATGGAAAGGGGTGTGGCCGAATTGAAAATGTCgcaaatgaataaaatcattcgCGGCAATGTAAACAACAGTTCAGTAGAGAGTCATAAGACAAGCCTTCTAATTCCACCAAAACCTGAGTTGAACAAAATTAGTGGAGTTAATAAACCAATAGTGCACAGACATTTTATTTACAATGATTCGCCGATTAAGACGCGAGGAAACTCCATAGGAAAAGCTTGCTTTAAt CTAGGAGAGAAAGGATCAGGTTTCAGAGCTCAGGGAGCAGTTCAGGATTTCAATCAACTCCGTCAACAATGTCTTCAATCTGGACAATTGTTCGAGGATCCAGAGTTCCCGGCGGAGGATTCGTCCCTCTATTTCTCTCGCCGTCCGGCCGGATACATAGAATGGAGGCGTCCAATG GAAATTGCGGACAATCCTCGATTATTCGTCGAGGGATTCTCCAGATTCGATGTCCAGCAAGGAGAACTGGGGGACTGCTGGCTACTCGCTGCAGTTGCCAATCTCACCATGTATCCACATTTATTCTTTCAAGTTGTTCCGGAGGATCAAGGGTTCGATGAAAATTACGCTGGGATCTTTCACTTCAG ATTCTGGCAGTACGGTAGATGGGTGGATGTAGTGATAGACGATCGTCTTCCAACGTCCCACGGTAAATTGATGTACCTCAGTTCAGCAGAAAACAACGAATTTTGGAGTGCACTATTGGAGAAAGCTTATGCTAAACTTCACGGCTCCTACGAGGCATTAAAGGGTGGTACAACCTGTGAAGCCATGGAGGACTTCACAGGAGGGGTCACCGAAATGTATCAGATGGAGGAAACTCCCCCGAATCTCTTCAGCATTCTGCTGAAAGCCTATGAGAGGAACTCGATGATGGGCTGCTCATTGGAGCCAGATCCCAATGTTCTTGAGGCCGAGACACCCCAGGGTCTCATCAGAGGACATGCCTATAGTATCACCCGAGTAAAATATGTGGACATTCAGACTCCCAATCAGTCCGGAAGAATTCCACTGCTGAGGCTGAGGAATCCCTGGGGCAATGAGGCGGAGTGGAACGGCCCCTGGAGTGATGGATCTCCAGAGTGGAGATTCATACCAGATCACGAGAAAGCGGAGCTGGGACTCACGTTCGATATTGATGGAGAATTTTGGATGTCTTTTCAAGATTGGAAGAGATTCTTTACTAATTTGGAAATTTGTAATTTGAATCCTGATTCTCTTAGTGAGGATGATCTTAATTCGGGGAAGAAGAGGTGGGAGATGAGTGTCTTTGAGGGGGAGTGGGTAAGGGGAGTCACTGCCGGGGGGTGCAGAAATTTCTTAG aAACATTTTGGCACAATCCTCAGTATATCGTGACCTTAGAATACCCTGATGAGGGCGATGATAAGTGTACCGTGATTGTAGCACTGATGCAGAAGAACAGGAGAGCTCAGAAACGAATGGGTGCAGATTGTTTGACGATTGGCTTTGCCATTTATCACCTCGAATACCCAGAACGATTGCCAAAACCTCTGGACGTTAATTTCTTCAAGTATAATGCGTCTGTTGCCAGATCACCTTCGTTTATCAATCTGAGGGAAGTCAGCTGTCGATTCAAACTGCCACCTGGTACATATTGTATCGTCCCTAGTACTTATGATCCCAATGAGGAGGGTGAATTCTTATTGAGGATATTCTCTGAGAATAAAAACAGCATGGA GGAAAATGATGAATCTGTTGGCATTGGAGAAGTCGATGACAGG GTAATTAATCGTGGAAATGAAGTTAGGAGAGGAGGGGACCACAGT GTCAGAGACCAGCCAGAGCCAGATCGcaacgaagaaaaaattcgTGACTTTTTCCGGAAGCTCGCTGGGGACGACATGGAGGTCGATTGGATGGAACTAAAAGAGATCCTGGACTACGCCATGCGTAAAG AAATCCCACAAACCCGACATAATGAAGCACATCCATCAAATACTGAGCAAGATGGCTCTATGGTGGATTTCATCATCTCCCTACTCTGCGGAATTATTTGTAATAATGAACAGTACGGTAAACCTGTAG CCTTATGCAActggaaaataatattaaaagagAGAGATTCCCAATTATAA
- the LOC135172938 gene encoding calpain-A isoform X1 translates to MENQTYSYSITTRYKNYMERGVAELKMSQMNKIIRGNVNNSSVESHKTSLLIPPKPELNKISGVNKPIVHRHFIYNDSPIKTRGNSIGKACFNLGEKGSGFRAQGAVQDFNQLRQQCLQSGQLFEDPEFPAEDSSLYFSRRPAGYIEWRRPMEIADNPRLFVEGFSRFDVQQGELGDCWLLAAVANLTMYPHLFFQVVPEDQGFDENYAGIFHFRFWQYGRWVDVVIDDRLPTSHGKLMYLSSAENNEFWSALLEKAYAKLHGSYEALKGGTTCEAMEDFTGGVTEMYQMEETPPNLFSILLKAYERNSMMGCSLEPDPNVLEAETPQGLIRGHAYSITRVKYVDIQTPNQSGRIPLLRLRNPWGNEAEWNGPWSDGSPEWRFIPDHEKAELGLTFDIDGEFWMSFQDWKRFFTNLEICNLNPDSLSEDDLNSGKKRWEMSVFEGEWVRGVTAGGCRNFLETFWHNPQYIVTLEYPDEGDDKCTVIVALMQKNRRAQKRMGADCLTIGFAIYHLEYPERLPKPLDVNFFKYNASVARSPSFINLREVSCRFKLPPGTYCIVPSTYDPNEEGEFLLRIFSENKNSMEENDESVGIGEVDDRVINRGNEVRRGGDHSVRDQPEPDRNEEKIRDFFRKLAGDDMEVDWMELKEILDYAMRKEIPQTRHNEAHPSNTEQDGSMVDFIISLLCGIICNNEQYGKPVEMHNEGFSKDICRSMVAMMDTDHSGKLGFEEFLTLWTDIKNWRAVFKLYDQTGSGYLSAFELRQALNSAGYRLNNHILNILVHRYGTKDGLIHFDDYIMCAVRLKTMIDIFQERDPKRTNSATFTLEEWMEKTLYS, encoded by the exons ATGGAGAACCAAACCTATTCCTACAGTATTACAACTCGTTACAAAAATTACATGGAAAGGGGTGTGGCCGAATTGAAAATGTCgcaaatgaataaaatcattcgCGGCAATGTAAACAACAGTTCAGTAGAGAGTCATAAGACAAGCCTTCTAATTCCACCAAAACCTGAGTTGAACAAAATTAGTGGAGTTAATAAACCAATAGTGCACAGACATTTTATTTACAATGATTCGCCGATTAAGACGCGAGGAAACTCCATAGGAAAAGCTTGCTTTAAt CTAGGAGAGAAAGGATCAGGTTTCAGAGCTCAGGGAGCAGTTCAGGATTTCAATCAACTCCGTCAACAATGTCTTCAATCTGGACAATTGTTCGAGGATCCAGAGTTCCCGGCGGAGGATTCGTCCCTCTATTTCTCTCGCCGTCCGGCCGGATACATAGAATGGAGGCGTCCAATG GAAATTGCGGACAATCCTCGATTATTCGTCGAGGGATTCTCCAGATTCGATGTCCAGCAAGGAGAACTGGGGGACTGCTGGCTACTCGCTGCAGTTGCCAATCTCACCATGTATCCACATTTATTCTTTCAAGTTGTTCCGGAGGATCAAGGGTTCGATGAAAATTACGCTGGGATCTTTCACTTCAG ATTCTGGCAGTACGGTAGATGGGTGGATGTAGTGATAGACGATCGTCTTCCAACGTCCCACGGTAAATTGATGTACCTCAGTTCAGCAGAAAACAACGAATTTTGGAGTGCACTATTGGAGAAAGCTTATGCTAAACTTCACGGCTCCTACGAGGCATTAAAGGGTGGTACAACCTGTGAAGCCATGGAGGACTTCACAGGAGGGGTCACCGAAATGTATCAGATGGAGGAAACTCCCCCGAATCTCTTCAGCATTCTGCTGAAAGCCTATGAGAGGAACTCGATGATGGGCTGCTCATTGGAGCCAGATCCCAATGTTCTTGAGGCCGAGACACCCCAGGGTCTCATCAGAGGACATGCCTATAGTATCACCCGAGTAAAATATGTGGACATTCAGACTCCCAATCAGTCCGGAAGAATTCCACTGCTGAGGCTGAGGAATCCCTGGGGCAATGAGGCGGAGTGGAACGGCCCCTGGAGTGATGGATCTCCAGAGTGGAGATTCATACCAGATCACGAGAAAGCGGAGCTGGGACTCACGTTCGATATTGATGGAGAATTTTGGATGTCTTTTCAAGATTGGAAGAGATTCTTTACTAATTTGGAAATTTGTAATTTGAATCCTGATTCTCTTAGTGAGGATGATCTTAATTCGGGGAAGAAGAGGTGGGAGATGAGTGTCTTTGAGGGGGAGTGGGTAAGGGGAGTCACTGCCGGGGGGTGCAGAAATTTCTTAG aAACATTTTGGCACAATCCTCAGTATATCGTGACCTTAGAATACCCTGATGAGGGCGATGATAAGTGTACCGTGATTGTAGCACTGATGCAGAAGAACAGGAGAGCTCAGAAACGAATGGGTGCAGATTGTTTGACGATTGGCTTTGCCATTTATCACCTCGAATACCCAGAACGATTGCCAAAACCTCTGGACGTTAATTTCTTCAAGTATAATGCGTCTGTTGCCAGATCACCTTCGTTTATCAATCTGAGGGAAGTCAGCTGTCGATTCAAACTGCCACCTGGTACATATTGTATCGTCCCTAGTACTTATGATCCCAATGAGGAGGGTGAATTCTTATTGAGGATATTCTCTGAGAATAAAAACAGCATGGA GGAAAATGATGAATCTGTTGGCATTGGAGAAGTCGATGACAGG GTAATTAATCGTGGAAATGAAGTTAGGAGAGGAGGGGACCACAGT GTCAGAGACCAGCCAGAGCCAGATCGcaacgaagaaaaaattcgTGACTTTTTCCGGAAGCTCGCTGGGGACGACATGGAGGTCGATTGGATGGAACTAAAAGAGATCCTGGACTACGCCATGCGTAAAG AAATCCCACAAACCCGACATAATGAAGCACATCCATCAAATACTGAGCAAGATGGCTCTATGGTGGATTTCATCATCTCCCTACTCTGCGGAATTATTTGTAATAATGAACAGTACGGTAAACCTGTAG aaaTGCATAATGAGGGATTCAGCAAGGACATTTGTCGTAGTATGGTGGCTATGATGGATACCGATCACTCCGGGAAATTAGGGTTCGAAGAGTTCCTGACACTATGGACTGATATAAAGAATTGGAGG GCTGTATTCAAATTATACGACCAGACTGGCTCCGGATACCTCAGTGCCTTTGAGCTGCGACAGGCTCTTAACAGTGCTGGATATCGATTGAACAATCACATTCTGAATATTCTCGTTCATCGATATGGAACTAAGGATGGACTCATTCACTTTGACGACTACATCATGTGCGCTGTTCGACTAAAAACTATGATCG ACATCTTTCAGGAACGCGATCCCAAGCGTACTAACTCAGCCACGTTCACATTGGAAGAGTGGATGGAGAAAACATTGTATTCATAA
- the LOC135172938 gene encoding calpain-A isoform X11, producing the protein MENQTYSYSITTRYKNYMERGVAELKMSQMNKIIRGNVNNSSVESHKTSLLIPPKPELNKISGVNKPIVHRHFIYNDSPIKTRGNSIGKACFNLGEKGSGFRAQGAVQDFNQLRQQCLQSGQLFEDPEFPAEDSSLYFSRRPAGYIEWRRPMEIADNPRLFVEGFSRFDVQQGELGDCWLLAAVANLTMYPHLFFQVVPEDQGFDENYAGIFHFRFWQYGRWVDVVIDDRLPTSHGKLMYLSSAENNEFWSALLEKAYAKLHGSYEALKGGTTCEAMEDFTGGVTEMYQMEETPPNLFSILLKAYERNSMMGCSLEPDPNVLEAETPQGLIRGHAYSITRVKYVDIQTPNQSGRIPLLRLRNPWGNEAEWNGPWSDGSPEWRFIPDHEKAELGLTFDIDGEFWMSFQDWKRFFTNLEICNLNPDSLSEDDLNSGKKRWEMSVFEGEWVRGVTAGGCRNFLETFWHNPQYIVTLEYPDEGDDKCTVIVALMQKNRRAQKRMGADCLTIGFAIYHLEYPERLPKPLDVNFFKYNASVARSPSFINLREVSCRFKLPPGTYCIVPSTYDPNEEGEFLLRIFSENKNSMEENDESVGIGEVDDRVINRGNEVRRGGDHSVRDQPEPDRNEEKIRDFFRKLAGDDMEVDWMELKEILDYAMRKAKLYIGKFARLN; encoded by the exons ATGGAGAACCAAACCTATTCCTACAGTATTACAACTCGTTACAAAAATTACATGGAAAGGGGTGTGGCCGAATTGAAAATGTCgcaaatgaataaaatcattcgCGGCAATGTAAACAACAGTTCAGTAGAGAGTCATAAGACAAGCCTTCTAATTCCACCAAAACCTGAGTTGAACAAAATTAGTGGAGTTAATAAACCAATAGTGCACAGACATTTTATTTACAATGATTCGCCGATTAAGACGCGAGGAAACTCCATAGGAAAAGCTTGCTTTAAt CTAGGAGAGAAAGGATCAGGTTTCAGAGCTCAGGGAGCAGTTCAGGATTTCAATCAACTCCGTCAACAATGTCTTCAATCTGGACAATTGTTCGAGGATCCAGAGTTCCCGGCGGAGGATTCGTCCCTCTATTTCTCTCGCCGTCCGGCCGGATACATAGAATGGAGGCGTCCAATG GAAATTGCGGACAATCCTCGATTATTCGTCGAGGGATTCTCCAGATTCGATGTCCAGCAAGGAGAACTGGGGGACTGCTGGCTACTCGCTGCAGTTGCCAATCTCACCATGTATCCACATTTATTCTTTCAAGTTGTTCCGGAGGATCAAGGGTTCGATGAAAATTACGCTGGGATCTTTCACTTCAG ATTCTGGCAGTACGGTAGATGGGTGGATGTAGTGATAGACGATCGTCTTCCAACGTCCCACGGTAAATTGATGTACCTCAGTTCAGCAGAAAACAACGAATTTTGGAGTGCACTATTGGAGAAAGCTTATGCTAAACTTCACGGCTCCTACGAGGCATTAAAGGGTGGTACAACCTGTGAAGCCATGGAGGACTTCACAGGAGGGGTCACCGAAATGTATCAGATGGAGGAAACTCCCCCGAATCTCTTCAGCATTCTGCTGAAAGCCTATGAGAGGAACTCGATGATGGGCTGCTCATTGGAGCCAGATCCCAATGTTCTTGAGGCCGAGACACCCCAGGGTCTCATCAGAGGACATGCCTATAGTATCACCCGAGTAAAATATGTGGACATTCAGACTCCCAATCAGTCCGGAAGAATTCCACTGCTGAGGCTGAGGAATCCCTGGGGCAATGAGGCGGAGTGGAACGGCCCCTGGAGTGATGGATCTCCAGAGTGGAGATTCATACCAGATCACGAGAAAGCGGAGCTGGGACTCACGTTCGATATTGATGGAGAATTTTGGATGTCTTTTCAAGATTGGAAGAGATTCTTTACTAATTTGGAAATTTGTAATTTGAATCCTGATTCTCTTAGTGAGGATGATCTTAATTCGGGGAAGAAGAGGTGGGAGATGAGTGTCTTTGAGGGGGAGTGGGTAAGGGGAGTCACTGCCGGGGGGTGCAGAAATTTCTTAG aAACATTTTGGCACAATCCTCAGTATATCGTGACCTTAGAATACCCTGATGAGGGCGATGATAAGTGTACCGTGATTGTAGCACTGATGCAGAAGAACAGGAGAGCTCAGAAACGAATGGGTGCAGATTGTTTGACGATTGGCTTTGCCATTTATCACCTCGAATACCCAGAACGATTGCCAAAACCTCTGGACGTTAATTTCTTCAAGTATAATGCGTCTGTTGCCAGATCACCTTCGTTTATCAATCTGAGGGAAGTCAGCTGTCGATTCAAACTGCCACCTGGTACATATTGTATCGTCCCTAGTACTTATGATCCCAATGAGGAGGGTGAATTCTTATTGAGGATATTCTCTGAGAATAAAAACAGCATGGA GGAAAATGATGAATCTGTTGGCATTGGAGAAGTCGATGACAGG GTAATTAATCGTGGAAATGAAGTTAGGAGAGGAGGGGACCACAGT GTCAGAGACCAGCCAGAGCCAGATCGcaacgaagaaaaaattcgTGACTTTTTCCGGAAGCTCGCTGGGGACGACATGGAGGTCGATTGGATGGAACTAAAAGAGATCCTGGACTACGCCATGCGTAAAG CGAAGCTGTACATAGGAAAGTTCGCACGTTTGAATTAA
- the LOC135172938 gene encoding calpain-A isoform X5 — MSDYGYYQQPCGYGWNAAAIEPGNDVFVKKECPVKRVLPSLFAIKVLGEKGSGFRAQGAVQDFNQLRQQCLQSGQLFEDPEFPAEDSSLYFSRRPAGYIEWRRPMEIADNPRLFVEGFSRFDVQQGELGDCWLLAAVANLTMYPHLFFQVVPEDQGFDENYAGIFHFRFWQYGRWVDVVIDDRLPTSHGKLMYLSSAENNEFWSALLEKAYAKLHGSYEALKGGTTCEAMEDFTGGVTEMYQMEETPPNLFSILLKAYERNSMMGCSLEPDPNVLEAETPQGLIRGHAYSITRVKYVDIQTPNQSGRIPLLRLRNPWGNEAEWNGPWSDGSPEWRFIPDHEKAELGLTFDIDGEFWMSFQDWKRFFTNLEICNLNPDSLSEDDLNSGKKRWEMSVFEGEWVRGVTAGGCRNFLETFWHNPQYIVTLEYPDEGDDKCTVIVALMQKNRRAQKRMGADCLTIGFAIYHLEYPERLPKPLDVNFFKYNASVARSPSFINLREVSCRFKLPPGTYCIVPSTYDPNEEGEFLLRIFSENKNSMEENDESVGIGEVDDRVINRGNEVRRGGDHSVRDQPEPDRNEEKIRDFFRKLAGDDMEVDWMELKEILDYAMRKEIPQTRHNEAHPSNTEQDGSMVDFIISLLCGIICNNEQYGKPVEMHNEGFSKDICRSMVAMMDTDHSGKLGFEEFLTLWTDIKNWRAVFKLYDQTGSGYLSAFELRQALNSAGYRLNNHILNILVHRYGTKDGLIHFDDYIMCAVRLKTMIDIFQERDPKRTNSATFTLEEWMEKTLYS; from the exons ATGAGTGATTATGGATATTATCAGCAGCCCTGTGGCTACGGCTGGAACGCAGCTGCTATCGAGCCCGGAAACGACGTCTTTGTCAAGAAAGAGTGTCCAGTCAAGCGGGTTTTACCTTCTCTATTCGCTATCAAAGTG CTAGGAGAGAAAGGATCAGGTTTCAGAGCTCAGGGAGCAGTTCAGGATTTCAATCAACTCCGTCAACAATGTCTTCAATCTGGACAATTGTTCGAGGATCCAGAGTTCCCGGCGGAGGATTCGTCCCTCTATTTCTCTCGCCGTCCGGCCGGATACATAGAATGGAGGCGTCCAATG GAAATTGCGGACAATCCTCGATTATTCGTCGAGGGATTCTCCAGATTCGATGTCCAGCAAGGAGAACTGGGGGACTGCTGGCTACTCGCTGCAGTTGCCAATCTCACCATGTATCCACATTTATTCTTTCAAGTTGTTCCGGAGGATCAAGGGTTCGATGAAAATTACGCTGGGATCTTTCACTTCAG ATTCTGGCAGTACGGTAGATGGGTGGATGTAGTGATAGACGATCGTCTTCCAACGTCCCACGGTAAATTGATGTACCTCAGTTCAGCAGAAAACAACGAATTTTGGAGTGCACTATTGGAGAAAGCTTATGCTAAACTTCACGGCTCCTACGAGGCATTAAAGGGTGGTACAACCTGTGAAGCCATGGAGGACTTCACAGGAGGGGTCACCGAAATGTATCAGATGGAGGAAACTCCCCCGAATCTCTTCAGCATTCTGCTGAAAGCCTATGAGAGGAACTCGATGATGGGCTGCTCATTGGAGCCAGATCCCAATGTTCTTGAGGCCGAGACACCCCAGGGTCTCATCAGAGGACATGCCTATAGTATCACCCGAGTAAAATATGTGGACATTCAGACTCCCAATCAGTCCGGAAGAATTCCACTGCTGAGGCTGAGGAATCCCTGGGGCAATGAGGCGGAGTGGAACGGCCCCTGGAGTGATGGATCTCCAGAGTGGAGATTCATACCAGATCACGAGAAAGCGGAGCTGGGACTCACGTTCGATATTGATGGAGAATTTTGGATGTCTTTTCAAGATTGGAAGAGATTCTTTACTAATTTGGAAATTTGTAATTTGAATCCTGATTCTCTTAGTGAGGATGATCTTAATTCGGGGAAGAAGAGGTGGGAGATGAGTGTCTTTGAGGGGGAGTGGGTAAGGGGAGTCACTGCCGGGGGGTGCAGAAATTTCTTAG aAACATTTTGGCACAATCCTCAGTATATCGTGACCTTAGAATACCCTGATGAGGGCGATGATAAGTGTACCGTGATTGTAGCACTGATGCAGAAGAACAGGAGAGCTCAGAAACGAATGGGTGCAGATTGTTTGACGATTGGCTTTGCCATTTATCACCTCGAATACCCAGAACGATTGCCAAAACCTCTGGACGTTAATTTCTTCAAGTATAATGCGTCTGTTGCCAGATCACCTTCGTTTATCAATCTGAGGGAAGTCAGCTGTCGATTCAAACTGCCACCTGGTACATATTGTATCGTCCCTAGTACTTATGATCCCAATGAGGAGGGTGAATTCTTATTGAGGATATTCTCTGAGAATAAAAACAGCATGGA GGAAAATGATGAATCTGTTGGCATTGGAGAAGTCGATGACAGG GTAATTAATCGTGGAAATGAAGTTAGGAGAGGAGGGGACCACAGT GTCAGAGACCAGCCAGAGCCAGATCGcaacgaagaaaaaattcgTGACTTTTTCCGGAAGCTCGCTGGGGACGACATGGAGGTCGATTGGATGGAACTAAAAGAGATCCTGGACTACGCCATGCGTAAAG AAATCCCACAAACCCGACATAATGAAGCACATCCATCAAATACTGAGCAAGATGGCTCTATGGTGGATTTCATCATCTCCCTACTCTGCGGAATTATTTGTAATAATGAACAGTACGGTAAACCTGTAG aaaTGCATAATGAGGGATTCAGCAAGGACATTTGTCGTAGTATGGTGGCTATGATGGATACCGATCACTCCGGGAAATTAGGGTTCGAAGAGTTCCTGACACTATGGACTGATATAAAGAATTGGAGG GCTGTATTCAAATTATACGACCAGACTGGCTCCGGATACCTCAGTGCCTTTGAGCTGCGACAGGCTCTTAACAGTGCTGGATATCGATTGAACAATCACATTCTGAATATTCTCGTTCATCGATATGGAACTAAGGATGGACTCATTCACTTTGACGACTACATCATGTGCGCTGTTCGACTAAAAACTATGATCG ACATCTTTCAGGAACGCGATCCCAAGCGTACTAACTCAGCCACGTTCACATTGGAAGAGTGGATGGAGAAAACATTGTATTCATAA